A genomic window from Streptomyces sp. NBC_00234 includes:
- a CDS encoding ABC transporter permease, whose product MPHVPLTSTERNRRTVAVILLVPVVLALALWAFAWPAARIAPRDLPVGIVGTAPAADQLQERMEQRAGAFEIHRYEDEADARAAIENRVVYGAVVAAPTGPQLLTATAAGPVVAQLLRDAVTASAPPGTEIQVTDVVKAPAGDPRGSALGASALPLALAGVAAGALVTLMGLRGTRAALALTGAAALVGLTAAALAHSWLGVLAGDWWTEAGALALIVLSIGAVVAGLAALLGPKGIGLGALLMVLLGNSFSGLTSAPEMLPEPVGAIGQLLPPGAGGSLLRSVGFFDGRAAGGPALTLTLWAAAGLAVVILGGRRRDKAEAAPAAGIPEPALTH is encoded by the coding sequence ATGCCCCACGTGCCCCTCACGTCCACCGAGCGCAATCGCCGCACGGTGGCAGTGATCCTCCTCGTCCCCGTCGTGCTGGCCCTGGCCCTCTGGGCCTTCGCCTGGCCCGCCGCCCGGATCGCCCCGCGGGACCTCCCCGTCGGGATCGTCGGCACCGCACCCGCCGCCGACCAGCTCCAGGAGCGGATGGAGCAGCGCGCAGGCGCGTTCGAGATCCACCGTTACGAGGACGAGGCCGACGCCCGCGCGGCTATCGAGAACCGGGTCGTATACGGCGCCGTCGTCGCCGCTCCCACCGGCCCTCAGCTCCTCACCGCCACCGCGGCCGGCCCCGTGGTGGCCCAGCTGCTGCGCGATGCCGTCACCGCGTCCGCACCCCCGGGCACCGAGATCCAGGTCACGGACGTCGTCAAGGCGCCCGCGGGCGATCCGCGCGGCAGCGCCCTCGGCGCGAGCGCCCTTCCGCTGGCCCTGGCCGGGGTCGCGGCAGGAGCCCTCGTGACCCTGATGGGACTGCGGGGCACCCGGGCCGCGCTTGCCCTGACCGGCGCGGCGGCGCTGGTCGGCCTCACGGCGGCGGCGCTGGCCCACAGCTGGCTCGGCGTACTCGCCGGAGACTGGTGGACCGAGGCCGGGGCCCTGGCACTGATCGTGCTGTCCATCGGCGCGGTGGTCGCCGGTCTCGCAGCCCTGCTGGGACCGAAGGGCATCGGCCTCGGCGCACTCCTGATGGTGCTGCTCGGCAACTCGTTCTCCGGCCTCACCAGCGCACCGGAGATGCTCCCCGAGCCGGTCGGGGCGATCGGTCAGCTGCTGCCGCCCGGCGCGGGCGGATCACTGCTGCGGTCGGTCGGCTTCTTCGACGGCCGCGCGGCCGGCGGTCCCGCACTGACCCTCACCCTGTGGGCCGCGGCCGGTCTGGCCGTCGTGATCCTGGGCGGCCGGCGCCGCGACAAGGCGGAGGCCGCCCCGGCGGCCGGCATACCGGAGCCCGCGCTGACGCACTGA
- a CDS encoding urease subunit alpha: MPELHRAVYADLFGPTTGDRIRLADTELFAEIEEDRSGGPGLAGDEAVFGGGKVIRESMGQARTSRAEGAPDTVITGAVVIDHWGVVKADIGIRDGRITGIGKAGNPDTMDGVHPDLVIGPETEIIAGNGKILTAGAVDAHVHFISPTIVDQALSSGVTTLVGGGTGPAEGTKATTVTPGAWHLARMFEALEGFPVNIGLLGKGNTMSGDAMRAQLRGGAIGFKIHEDWGATPAVIDACLRVCEESGAQLAIHTDTLNEAGFVGDTLAAIAGRSIHAYHTEGAGGGHAPDIITVVSEPYILPSSTNPTRPHTVNTIEEHLDMLMVCHHLNPAVPEDLAFAESRIRPSTIAAEDILHDLGAISIISSDAQAMGRVGEVIMRTWQTAHVMKKRRGALPGDGRADNRRIRRYVAKYTINPAVAQGLDREIGSVETGKLADLVLWDPAFFGVKPQTVIKGGQIAYAQMGDANASIPTPQPVMPRPMFGALGRAPAANSLNFVAGAAIEDGLPERLGLGKRFVPITSTRGVTKADMRENDALTRVEVDPDSFAVTIDGELVVPEPAAELPLAQRYFLF; encoded by the coding sequence ATGCCTGAGCTCCACCGCGCGGTCTACGCAGACCTGTTCGGCCCCACCACCGGCGACCGCATCCGGCTCGCCGACACCGAGCTGTTCGCCGAGATCGAGGAGGACCGCTCCGGCGGCCCCGGACTCGCCGGTGACGAGGCCGTGTTCGGCGGCGGCAAGGTGATCCGCGAGTCCATGGGGCAGGCGCGCACCAGCCGCGCCGAAGGTGCTCCCGACACCGTGATCACCGGCGCCGTCGTCATCGACCACTGGGGCGTCGTCAAGGCCGACATCGGCATCCGGGACGGCCGGATCACCGGGATCGGCAAGGCCGGCAACCCCGACACCATGGACGGCGTGCACCCCGACCTGGTCATCGGTCCCGAGACCGAGATCATCGCGGGCAACGGCAAGATCCTGACGGCGGGCGCCGTCGACGCGCACGTCCACTTCATCTCGCCGACCATCGTCGACCAGGCGCTGTCCTCCGGTGTCACCACGCTCGTGGGCGGCGGTACGGGACCGGCCGAAGGGACCAAGGCGACCACCGTCACCCCCGGGGCCTGGCACCTTGCCCGGATGTTCGAGGCGCTGGAGGGCTTCCCGGTCAACATCGGGCTGCTCGGCAAGGGAAACACGATGTCCGGCGACGCGATGCGCGCCCAACTCCGTGGCGGGGCAATCGGGTTCAAGATCCATGAGGACTGGGGGGCCACGCCCGCCGTCATCGACGCCTGCCTCCGGGTGTGCGAGGAGAGCGGCGCCCAGCTCGCCATCCACACGGACACGCTCAACGAGGCCGGCTTCGTCGGTGACACCCTGGCCGCCATCGCCGGGCGCTCGATCCACGCGTACCACACCGAAGGTGCGGGTGGCGGGCACGCCCCCGACATCATCACCGTGGTCTCGGAGCCGTACATCCTGCCGAGCTCCACCAACCCGACCCGGCCGCACACCGTCAACACCATCGAGGAACACCTCGACATGCTGATGGTGTGTCACCACCTCAACCCGGCCGTGCCGGAGGACCTCGCCTTCGCCGAGTCACGCATCCGGCCCTCGACCATCGCGGCGGAGGACATCCTCCACGACCTCGGGGCGATCTCGATCATCTCCTCCGACGCCCAGGCGATGGGCCGCGTCGGCGAAGTGATCATGCGTACCTGGCAGACGGCGCACGTGATGAAGAAGAGGCGCGGCGCGCTGCCCGGTGACGGGCGGGCCGACAACCGCCGTATCCGTCGCTATGTCGCCAAATACACGATCAACCCGGCGGTGGCGCAGGGCCTGGACCGGGAGATCGGCTCGGTCGAGACCGGCAAGCTCGCCGACCTCGTGCTCTGGGACCCGGCGTTCTTCGGCGTCAAGCCGCAGACCGTCATCAAGGGAGGCCAGATCGCCTACGCGCAGATGGGCGACGCCAACGCCTCGATCCCCACCCCGCAACCGGTCATGCCCCGGCCGATGTTCGGCGCACTGGGCCGTGCGCCCGCCGCCAACTCGCTCAACTTCGTGGCGGGCGCCGCCATCGAGGACGGGCTGCCGGAACGCCTCGGCCTCGGCAAGCGGTTCGTGCCGATCACCAGCACCCGGGGAGTCACCAAGGCGGACATGCGGGAGAACGACGCGCTGACACGGGTCGAGGTCGACCCCGACAGCTTCGCCGTGACCATCGACGGTGAACTCGTCGTCCCCGAACCCGCCGCGGAACTCCCGCTCGCTCAGCGCTACTTCCTGTTCTGA
- a CDS encoding urease subunit gamma → MQLTPHEQERLLIHVAADVAEKRRARGLRLNHPEAVALITAHLLEGARDGRTVSELMASGRKLLTRDDVMEGIPEMIHDVQVEATFPDGTKLVTVHDPIV, encoded by the coding sequence GTGCAACTGACCCCGCACGAGCAGGAACGCCTGCTCATCCATGTGGCTGCCGACGTGGCGGAGAAGCGCCGGGCACGCGGGCTGCGGCTCAATCACCCGGAGGCCGTCGCCCTGATCACCGCGCATCTGCTGGAAGGCGCGCGTGACGGCCGCACGGTCTCCGAACTCATGGCGTCCGGCCGCAAGCTGCTCACCCGTGACGACGTCATGGAGGGCATCCCCGAGATGATCCACGACGTCCAGGTCGAAGCCACCTTCCCGGACGGCACCAAGCTCGTCACCGTCCACGACCCGATCGTCTGA
- a CDS encoding urease accessory protein UreD, translating to MSVQATARITAVPDGRGSTALPVLESGGPLALRRTRSALAPYARVTVVGAMTAPLGGDRLAVEADVRDGARLTVDSAAATVALPGATPEAGPATYDVRLTVGEEAELRWLPEQLVSAYGSKLHMTTRVELAASARLVLREEQILGRHGESTGTLTTRLTVLRAGRPLLDQQLAYGPGAPGGWDGGAVLGGHRAVGQLLVVDPGFEESGPKARLLNPTAVLTPLAGPAVLVTAVAADARLLRGVLDDALGELSSLD from the coding sequence ATGAGCGTCCAGGCCACGGCCCGTATCACCGCGGTCCCCGACGGCCGGGGCTCCACCGCGCTCCCCGTACTGGAGAGCGGCGGGCCGCTCGCCCTGCGCCGTACCCGGTCGGCCCTCGCCCCGTACGCCCGCGTCACCGTCGTCGGCGCCATGACCGCGCCGCTCGGCGGCGACCGGCTCGCCGTCGAGGCGGACGTCCGGGACGGGGCGCGGCTGACCGTCGACTCCGCCGCGGCCACGGTCGCCCTGCCCGGGGCGACGCCGGAGGCCGGGCCCGCGACGTACGACGTGCGGCTGACCGTGGGGGAGGAGGCGGAACTGCGCTGGCTCCCGGAACAGCTCGTCTCCGCGTACGGCAGCAAGCTGCACATGACCACCCGGGTCGAACTGGCCGCCTCGGCACGCCTGGTGCTGCGCGAGGAACAGATCCTCGGCCGGCACGGCGAGAGCACCGGGACCCTCACCACCCGGCTCACCGTGCTCCGTGCAGGCCGGCCGCTGCTGGACCAGCAACTCGCCTACGGGCCGGGCGCACCCGGCGGCTGGGACGGTGGCGCCGTGCTCGGCGGGCACCGAGCCGTGGGCCAGCTCCTCGTCGTGGACCCGGGATTCGAGGAGTCCGGCCCGAAGGCCCGGCTGCTGAATCCGACCGCCGTGCTCACCCCGCTGGCCGGCCCCGCCGTGCTGGTGACCGCCGTCGCGGCCGACGCACGGCTGCTCCGCGGAGTGCTGGACGACGCCCTGGGCGAGCTGAGTTCCCTCGACTGA
- a CDS encoding urease subunit beta — protein MIPGEILYGDGPVPLNEGRAVTRISVLNAADRPVQVGSHYHFAEANPGLDFDRAAARGQRLNIAAGTAVRFEPGIPVDVELVPLAGLRIVPGLRGETGGALDA, from the coding sequence ATGATTCCCGGAGAGATCCTGTACGGGGACGGCCCCGTACCGCTCAACGAAGGCCGTGCCGTCACCCGTATCTCCGTCCTGAACGCCGCGGACCGGCCCGTCCAGGTCGGCTCGCACTACCACTTCGCCGAGGCCAACCCCGGCCTGGACTTCGACCGTGCCGCGGCCCGCGGGCAGCGGCTCAACATCGCCGCCGGCACCGCCGTCCGCTTCGAGCCCGGCATTCCCGTCGACGTCGAACTCGTCCCGCTCGCAGGGCTGCGCATCGTCCCCGGCCTGCGCGGCGAAACCGGAGGTGCCCTCGATGCCTGA
- a CDS encoding type II toxin-antitoxin system Phd/YefM family antitoxin produces MAYEIPVTQARAELAELINRVVYGGERVVVTRHGKPLIALVSAADLQRLEDEEAAAEEQVIRSVSSIRSVTSAPGERRSFGIAAEHRSHHDRDD; encoded by the coding sequence ATGGCCTACGAGATTCCGGTGACGCAAGCCCGGGCGGAGCTCGCCGAACTGATCAACCGCGTCGTCTACGGTGGGGAACGCGTGGTCGTGACGCGGCACGGAAAGCCGCTCATCGCGCTTGTTTCCGCCGCTGACCTGCAGCGACTTGAGGACGAGGAGGCCGCGGCGGAGGAGCAGGTGATCCGCTCGGTGTCCTCCATCCGCTCGGTGACGTCCGCTCCGGGCGAACGGCGCAGCTTCGGTATCGCCGCCGAACACCGCAGTCACCACGACCGGGACGACTGA
- the ureG gene encoding urease accessory protein UreG: MHLDHTHDGPAAVSADAARPDGTRRALRIGLGGPVGSGKTATVAALCRTLRDQLSIAVVTNDIYTREDAAFLLRNAVLPPERIQAVETGACPHTAIRDDISANLEAVEDLEDAVGPLDLILVESGGDNLTATFSKGLVDAQVFVIDVAGGDDIPRKGGPGVTTADLLVVNKTDLAPYVGSDLGRMARDAAEQRGELPVVFTSLTSGEGVAPVADWVRAQLAAWTA, translated from the coding sequence ATGCACCTCGACCACACCCACGACGGACCCGCCGCCGTGAGCGCCGACGCCGCACGGCCCGACGGCACCCGGCGTGCCCTGCGCATCGGACTCGGCGGTCCGGTCGGCTCCGGCAAGACCGCGACCGTCGCCGCCCTCTGCCGCACTCTGCGCGACCAGCTGTCCATCGCCGTCGTCACCAACGACATCTACACCCGCGAGGACGCCGCCTTCCTGCTCCGCAACGCCGTCCTGCCGCCCGAGCGCATCCAGGCCGTCGAGACCGGAGCCTGCCCGCACACCGCGATCCGCGACGACATCTCCGCCAACCTCGAAGCCGTCGAGGACCTTGAGGACGCCGTCGGCCCGCTCGACCTCATCCTGGTCGAGTCCGGCGGCGACAACCTCACCGCCACGTTCTCCAAGGGCCTGGTCGACGCGCAGGTCTTCGTCATCGACGTGGCGGGCGGCGACGACATCCCCCGCAAGGGCGGCCCCGGTGTCACCACCGCCGACCTCCTCGTCGTCAACAAGACCGACCTCGCCCCGTACGTCGGCTCGGACCTCGGCCGGATGGCCCGTGACGCCGCCGAGCAGCGCGGTGAACTGCCCGTCGTCTTCACCTCTCTGACGTCCGGCGAAGGTGTCGCCCCCGTGGCCGACTGGGTGCGCGCGCAGCTCGCCGCCTGGACCGCATGA
- a CDS encoding LysE family translocator, with amino-acid sequence MDAQLLAFTGVAAGMVALPGADFTVVVRNALASRRAGVATALGVAGGLLVHTALAVAGLAAVLVTMPVLFRTVQLLGGAYVLYLGLSALYAIRRRPATAGTAQDAAPEQAPEALGRSLRQGFLTNALNPKAPVLFLSLLPQFVPDGQAPLPRTLLLAAVVVLLALVWFPAVALLVDRLGRWLRRPRTARAIEGGSGAALTALGLVLVGGPLLH; translated from the coding sequence ATGGACGCACAACTGCTGGCCTTCACCGGAGTCGCCGCGGGAATGGTGGCACTGCCGGGAGCCGACTTCACCGTGGTCGTACGCAACGCTCTGGCCTCGCGGCGGGCCGGGGTGGCCACCGCGCTGGGAGTCGCCGGGGGCCTGCTGGTGCACACCGCGCTCGCCGTGGCGGGCCTCGCCGCGGTGCTGGTGACGATGCCCGTGCTCTTCCGCACCGTCCAGCTGCTCGGCGGCGCGTACGTGCTCTACCTCGGGCTGAGCGCGCTGTACGCGATACGGCGGCGTCCGGCGACCGCCGGAACGGCTCAGGACGCGGCACCGGAACAGGCGCCCGAAGCGCTCGGGCGCTCGCTGCGGCAGGGATTCCTGACCAACGCCCTGAATCCCAAGGCGCCCGTCCTCTTCCTCAGTCTGCTGCCCCAGTTCGTACCGGACGGCCAGGCCCCACTGCCGCGAACGCTGCTGCTCGCGGCAGTCGTCGTCCTGCTGGCCCTCGTGTGGTTCCCGGCCGTGGCCCTGCTCGTGGACCGGCTCGGCCGGTGGCTGCGCCGGCCGCGTACCGCCCGGGCGATCGAGGGTGGCAGCGGCGCGGCACTCACCGCGCTGGGGCTCGTGCTGGTGGGTGGGCCCCTGCTGCACTGA
- a CDS encoding TetR/AcrR family transcriptional regulator codes for MARVSQEHLDARRRQILDGAARCFARDGFHGTSMQDVFKEVGLSAGAVYRYFSGKDDLIAAIAGDAVGGVRHAFEEAARTTPPPTPDVLIGRVTRTLFDAGQLALDRQAYAGLILQVWSETLRSERLGSTLGEAYGGLRAAWGELVEAYRANGMLRTDLPADHVARTLIATAQGFIVQLALFGDMEPEVLEDGLRGLMSMDVQRAS; via the coding sequence ATGGCTCGTGTATCCCAGGAACACCTAGACGCCCGGCGCCGTCAGATCCTCGACGGCGCGGCCCGCTGCTTCGCCCGCGACGGATTCCACGGCACCTCGATGCAGGACGTGTTCAAGGAGGTCGGGCTCTCGGCCGGCGCCGTCTACCGCTACTTCAGCGGCAAGGACGACCTGATCGCCGCCATCGCGGGCGATGCGGTCGGCGGGGTGCGCCACGCCTTCGAGGAGGCCGCCCGCACCACCCCGCCGCCGACGCCCGACGTGCTCATCGGCCGGGTGACCCGCACGCTGTTCGACGCCGGGCAGCTCGCCCTCGACCGGCAGGCGTACGCGGGTCTGATCCTGCAGGTCTGGTCGGAGACCCTGCGCAGCGAGCGGCTCGGCAGCACGCTCGGCGAGGCGTACGGCGGCCTTCGGGCGGCCTGGGGTGAACTGGTGGAGGCGTACCGCGCCAACGGCATGCTCCGCACCGATCTGCCCGCCGACCACGTCGCCCGCACGCTGATCGCCACGGCCCAGGGGTTCATCGTGCAGTTGGCGCTGTTCGGTGACATGGAGCCCGAGGTCCTCGAGGACGGTCTGCGGGGCCTGATGTCCATGGATGTGCAAAGGGCCAGTTAA
- a CDS encoding ATP-dependent Clp protease proteolytic subunit encodes MIRPAARYVLPEFTERTATGTRTLDPYSKLLSERIIFLGTPVDDTATTDLIAQFMYLEYADPDRPISLYINSPGGSFTAMAAIYDTMQYLTCEVETFCLGQAGSSAAILLAAGAPGRRHALPGARVVIQQPALPEAVQGQPSDLEIEARELMRVREMLTGMLVRHTGRSTEQVTADIERDTILDAAAAKAYGVVDHVMENRSPSQPPHTAR; translated from the coding sequence ATGATCCGTCCCGCCGCCCGATACGTACTGCCGGAGTTCACCGAGCGCACCGCGACCGGCACCCGGACCCTCGACCCGTACTCGAAGCTGCTGTCCGAGCGGATCATCTTCCTGGGCACCCCCGTCGACGACACCGCGACGACCGACCTCATCGCCCAGTTCATGTACCTGGAGTACGCGGACCCCGACCGGCCCATCTCGCTGTACATCAACTCCCCCGGCGGCTCGTTCACCGCCATGGCCGCGATCTACGACACGATGCAGTACCTGACCTGCGAGGTGGAGACCTTCTGCCTCGGCCAGGCCGGCTCCTCCGCCGCGATCCTGCTCGCGGCCGGCGCACCGGGCCGCCGACATGCCCTGCCCGGCGCCCGGGTAGTCATTCAGCAACCCGCCCTGCCCGAGGCCGTGCAGGGCCAGCCATCCGATCTCGAGATCGAGGCACGCGAGTTGATGCGCGTGCGCGAGATGCTCACGGGAATGCTGGTCCGGCACACCGGCCGGTCCACCGAGCAAGTCACCGCCGACATCGAGCGGGACACCATCCTGGACGCCGCAGCCGCCAAGGCGTACGGGGTGGTGGACCACGTCATGGAGAACCGCAGTCCGTCCCAGCCGCCGCACACCGCGAGGTGA
- a CDS encoding C40 family peptidase, with protein sequence MSAQVHVPSLLARAGTASVLTLALGTTMMAPGIVNDAEAATHSTKALKIAASKKGSPYKYGAAGPRRFDCSGLTLYSFKRVGKKLPRTAQQQYNKTRHISSSKRQRGDLVFFHYGRSVYHVGIYAGHGRIWHSPKSGSVVRLERIWSKSVWYGRVR encoded by the coding sequence ATGTCTGCGCAGGTTCATGTCCCGTCACTTCTCGCCCGGGCCGGTACGGCCTCGGTGCTCACGCTCGCTCTCGGCACCACCATGATGGCCCCGGGCATCGTGAACGATGCCGAGGCGGCCACTCATTCGACGAAGGCGCTCAAGATCGCCGCCTCGAAGAAGGGTTCGCCCTACAAGTACGGAGCCGCGGGCCCCCGCAGGTTCGACTGTTCGGGCCTCACGCTGTACTCGTTCAAAAGGGTGGGCAAGAAGCTCCCCCGCACGGCCCAGCAGCAGTACAACAAGACCCGCCACATCTCCTCCTCGAAGCGGCAGCGCGGCGACCTAGTCTTCTTCCACTACGGCCGCAGCGTCTACCACGTGGGCATCTACGCCGGCCACGGGCGGATCTGGCACTCCCCGAAGTCCGGGTCCGTCGTGCGCCTGGAACGGATCTGGTCCAAGAGCGTCTGGTACGGACGGGTGCGCTGA
- a CDS encoding urease accessory protein UreF: protein MTRAALLVLADGRFPAGGHAHSGGAEPAVKEGRIRNADDLAAFCRGRLHTTGLTSAALAAAATHGLDPLALDEAADARTPSPALRAVSRKLGRQLMRAARATWPSPELAGLAAARPRGAHQPVVLGLTARSAGLEPEDAAHCVAYETVSGPATAVVRLLSLDPFEATAVLARLAPELDRVAARAATAARHGLDALPAASAPLLDITAEAHAAWPVRLFAS, encoded by the coding sequence ATGACGCGCGCAGCGCTGCTCGTCCTCGCCGACGGCCGGTTCCCCGCCGGTGGTCACGCCCACTCCGGTGGAGCCGAACCGGCCGTCAAGGAAGGACGCATCCGTAACGCCGACGACCTCGCCGCATTCTGCCGGGGCCGGCTCCACACCACGGGACTCACCTCCGCCGCGCTCGCCGCGGCGGCCACCCACGGCCTCGACCCGCTCGCACTCGACGAGGCTGCCGACGCCCGTACCCCCTCACCCGCCCTGCGGGCCGTGTCGCGCAAGCTGGGCCGTCAGCTGATGCGGGCCGCACGGGCCACCTGGCCCAGCCCCGAACTGGCCGGGCTCGCCGCCGCCCGGCCGCGCGGCGCCCATCAGCCCGTCGTCCTCGGCCTCACCGCGCGGTCCGCGGGACTCGAACCCGAGGACGCCGCGCACTGTGTCGCGTACGAGACGGTCAGCGGGCCGGCCACCGCGGTCGTCCGGCTGCTCTCCCTCGACCCCTTCGAGGCCACCGCCGTCCTCGCCCGCCTCGCCCCCGAGCTCGACCGGGTCGCCGCGCGGGCGGCCACCGCCGCACGCCACGGCCTCGACGCGCTGCCCGCCGCCTCGGCCCCCCTGCTCGACATCACCGCCGAAGCGCACGCCGCCTGGCCGGTCCGCCTCTTCGCCTCGTAA